The Cutaneotrichosporon cavernicola HIS019 DNA, chromosome: 5 DNA segment GTTCGCTCGTTTATACATCCTACATACTTCTGGGGGCAGACCACACGAACTATACTGTTTCGCTCGGGCTGATGGGATCAGTATGCATGCACCACTGGCTGCCACCTGGGAGATCGCGAGAGTGCTCCTCCTTCCGCACCGAGCTGCGCCTTATGAGCGGAATGGATAGGATCCAATATCCAACCAAGGCAAGCTCGCCAGCGCGCCACCACACGTGGTGCGAGTTTAACCCACTAGACCATATCATTACTATTGCTAGCATCCGTCTTTGCTACATCCCAACAACAGCTATCCTCCATCCAATCTCTCTCATGTTAATCCAAGCTGACCACTCACCAAATGTACAGCAGTCGATGAATGAGCCTGACGTGAtgtccgccgccgcctaGTCCGGAGATGAGCGACACATGGCAATAGTGGCTTCCTTGACGTCATGTGAGCGACTAGTTGCTGGGGCGCAGCAACAGCCATCATGTTCATGTGAGACGGTGTCTTGCTAACAGCACCCAGTTGCCCATCAGCACCAGTTGCCCATCTAACCTCTTTCCATCATGATGCGCCTCCCCTCGGTCGAATCGCAGCGgtccgtcctcgacgacctgcgcgCAGCGACGGAGGCAGCGACGGCTCTCCTAAACCGCTCGCTGGAAGCGACCAGTCTgaatgacgacgacgacgatgtgTAAGTCCACCTTGGCCACCCCAGACGGTTCCCCGCTGTCATAGCCAACACCAGCCCCGTGCCGCGCCGTGGCAAGCTCGGTAACGACATCCTCGGCCCACAGAATCCCGAGCGTGCGAAGCAAGCGCGCGACTCGGTGCGGCCGCCCCTCACAGACCACGGCAAGATGGCCAACATGAAGTGGACATTCACAGACTCGCACATCCgccttgaggagggcgggTGGGCGCGCGAGACGACCGTCCGCGAGCTGCCAACATCCAAGGAGCTGGCCGGCGTCAACATGCGCCTTGGCAAGGGCGTCTATCGCGAACTGCACTGGCACAACGAGAGCGAGTGGGCGTACATCATTGCCGTGAGCTGTTCGGGATCTCGTCCAAATTGACAACAGGGCGAGTGCCGTATCACTGTGCTCGACACGGAGGGTGGGAGCTTCAttgacgacgtcggtgAGGGCGACCTCTGGTACTTCCCACCCGGGTTCCCGCATGGCATCCAAGGTGTGTTAATCTGGGGTtggagctgacaacaggctTGGGCGAGCAGGGAGTAGAGTTCCTGCTCATCTTTGACAGCGGCAACTTTTCCGAGGACGATACGTTCCTCCTGACCGACTACATGGCAAAGACTCCCAAGCACATTCTCGCTCACAACTTCCGCGTGTCCGAGGAGGTGTTCTCGACCCTTTCTCAGCGGGAAAAGTACATTTTCCAGGGTTCTGATCCTGGGAGCTTGTCGGATGCGCGCAAGTCGGTCGTTCCAAGCAAGCACATGTTCACTCACCGGATGCTCAAGCAGAAACCGTTCAAGTTCCCGGGCGGTCAAGTTCGCGTCACGGACACGCGCAACTTTCCCATCTCCAAGAGCACGGCTGCCGCACACGTGATTGTCTACGAGGGCGGTCTGCGCGAGATGCACTGGCACCCCAATGCAGACGAGTGGTTCTTTGTGTTGCGTGGTCAGTGCCGCGTGACAATCTTTGCCGCTGCCGGTAATGCGCGCACGTTCAACTACCAggctggcgacgtcggAATCTTTCCCCGCAACAATGCGCACTATGTCGAGAATATTGGCAAGGGCGACCTGGAATTCCTCGAAATGTTCCGTGCGCCCACGTTTGAGGACTTTTCACTCGAGCAGTGGCTGGCGCAGACTCCTGCCCTTGAAGTCGCCGAgcacctcaacctcaagggcgacgCCAAGAAAGACTTTTTCAAGCAGCTCAGTCGGGACAAGGTTCCGGTCAAGGGGCCTGAGCGGCCCAAGTCGGTATAGTTGATGGACTCTG contains these protein-coding regions:
- a CDS encoding uncharacterized protein (Cupin), with the translated sequence MMRLPSVESQRSVLDDLRAATEAATALLNRSLEATSLNDDDDDVPVPRRGKLGNDILGPQNPERAKQARDSVRPPLTDHGKMANMKWTFTDSHIRLEEGGWARETTVRELPTSKELAGVNMRLGKGVYRELHWHNESEWAYIIAGECRITVLDTEGGSFIDDVGEGDLWYFPPGFPHGIQGLGEQGVEFLLIFDSGNFSEDDTFLLTDYMAKTPKHILAHNFRVSEEVFSTLSQREKYIFQGSDPGSLSDARKSVVPSKHMFTHRMLKQKPFKFPGGQVRVTDTRNFPISKSTAAAHVIVYEGGLREMHWHPNADEWFFVLRGQCRVTIFAAAGNARTFNYQAGDVGIFPRNNAHYVENIGKGDLEFLEMFRAPTFEDFSLEQWLAQTPALEVAEHLNLKGDAKKDFFKQLSRDKVPVKGPERPKSV